One bacterium genomic region harbors:
- a CDS encoding aminotransferase class V-fold PLP-dependent enzyme: MDKLIYLDNAATTFPKPDVMHEKMSSFYRECGVNPGRTGCDLALKAEELIHDTRRNLSALFNPSLAAAGRHKDPNRLVFAENATHGLNLIIQGTIEPGDHVVTTMCEHNSVIRPVNHMVQRGATATFVRPDAEGYVDPEEIRKAIRKETKLVVVNHGSNVIGTVQDIAAIGKVCAEEGVRFAVDGSQTAGVLPIDMAAWNISYLAFTGHKGLLGPTGMGGACIADDAPIKSSIWGGTGVRSAEPLHLEEFPYRLEAGTHNLLGIAGLHAGLEWILERGMDKIHQHEIALLGRLQDGVAGIKGVTIHGTKRLDRRVAVLSITVNGYDPSDVGTILDVEYGVLTRTGLQCAPLIHEHIGTAPRGTVRLSPGAFNTPEQIDHTIKAIAEIAADRN, translated from the coding sequence ATGGACAAGCTGATCTATCTCGACAACGCGGCGACGACGTTCCCCAAGCCGGACGTCATGCACGAAAAGATGAGCTCCTTCTACCGCGAGTGCGGCGTCAACCCCGGGCGCACCGGGTGCGACCTCGCGCTCAAGGCCGAAGAGCTGATCCACGACACGCGCCGGAACCTGAGCGCGCTGTTCAACCCGAGCCTCGCGGCGGCGGGACGGCACAAGGACCCGAACCGCCTCGTCTTCGCCGAGAACGCGACGCACGGCCTGAACCTGATCATCCAGGGGACGATCGAGCCGGGCGACCACGTCGTCACGACGATGTGCGAGCACAACTCCGTCATCCGGCCGGTGAACCACATGGTGCAGCGCGGCGCGACGGCGACGTTCGTGCGGCCGGACGCCGAGGGGTACGTCGATCCGGAGGAGATCCGCAAGGCGATCCGCAAGGAGACGAAGCTGGTCGTCGTCAACCACGGCTCGAACGTCATCGGCACGGTGCAGGACATCGCCGCGATCGGCAAGGTCTGCGCCGAAGAGGGCGTGCGGTTCGCCGTGGACGGCTCGCAGACCGCCGGCGTGCTGCCGATCGACATGGCCGCCTGGAACATCTCGTACCTCGCGTTCACGGGCCACAAGGGGCTGCTCGGACCGACCGGCATGGGCGGCGCCTGCATCGCCGACGACGCGCCGATCAAGAGCTCGATCTGGGGCGGCACCGGCGTGCGCTCGGCCGAGCCGCTGCACCTCGAGGAGTTCCCGTACCGGCTCGAGGCCGGCACGCACAACCTGCTCGGCATCGCCGGCCTCCACGCCGGGCTCGAGTGGATCCTCGAACGCGGGATGGACAAGATCCACCAGCACGAGATCGCGCTCCTCGGCCGGCTGCAGGACGGCGTGGCGGGGATCAAGGGCGTGACGATCCACGGCACGAAGCGGCTCGACCGCCGCGTCGCCGTGCTGTCGATCACGGTGAACGGCTACGACCCGTCGGACGTGGGGACGATCCTCGACGTCGAGTACGGCGTCCTGACCCGCACCGGCCTGCAGTGCGCGCCGCTGATCCACGAGCACATCGGCACCGCCCCGCGCGGCACCGTCCGTCTCTCCCCCGGCGCCTTCAACACGCCGGAGCAGATCGACCACACGATCAAGGCGATCGCCGAAATCGCCGCCGACCGCAACTGA